The stretch of DNA GGGCTCCCGCCCACGGCTCAGACCCGACGGATGGGTCAGACCCAACGGGGTGGTGGCGGGAACGTCGTGATCCAGCCGCGGCGGATCACCGTTCGGGCAGCTTCTTGAACTCGTAGGCGTGGCCGCGATCGCGGACCACCTCGGCATTCACGATCTTGTCGGGCTCGGCGCCGGTCGGCTTGTCCGGGTCGATCCGCTGGATCTCGCCCAAGAGCTCCATCCCCTCAACGACGCGGCCGAACGCCGTGTGCTTGCCGTCAAGGAAGTCGGTGGGCACAAAGCAGAGGAAGAACTGCGAGCCGCCCGTGTCCTTGCCGGCGTGGGCCATGCTCAGCGAGCCGCGGAAGTGCTTGCGGGCGTCGGGGCGGTAGCACTCGCAGGCGATCGAGTAGCCGGGGCCGCCAGAGCCCTTGCCGGTGGGGTCGCCGCCCTGGGCCATGAAGTTGGGGAGGACGCGGTGGAAGACGATGCCGTCGTAGAAACCGTCTTTCACCAGCGTGATCATGTTGGCCGTGGCGATTGGCGCTTGGTCCTCGAACAGCTCGATGACGATGTCCCCCTTCTCGAGGGTGAACTTCACCCGCGGGTTGTTGTCGGCGGCCGCCTCGGCGTCGCGGACCTTCTTCTCCGCTTCCCAACGCTTGCGGAAGCGGTCCTTCTCCTGGAGGTAGCGGACCGCCTGAGAAAAGACGTCCTGGGCCGCTTCAGACTGGCCCGGGTCGGCCTTCAGTGAGTTCATCTCGACGGCCTTCTTGGCGAACTCGTCGGCCTTGTCGAAGTCGTTTGTGCAGATCGCGGCCAGCACGCCCCACAATGGCAGCACGGGCTTGTCCTCGCCCCCTTCCACAAGGGCCTCGATGATCGGCAGGGCCTCCTCGTACTGATCGCCGCCGCCATTGGGGCCGCCGACGATGTCGAAATCCACGACCGTCAGCAGCAACTCGGTGATCTTCGGATCGCCGTTGGGGTCGGCCTTGTAGACTTCGAGGGCGGCTTGGGTCATAGCGTTCAATTTGGTCTTGGCCTTGATGCCGAGGGGCTTGAGCTGTTCGTTGATGACTTTTCGACGGTCCGGGCCGGCGGCTTGGTATTCCGTGAAGAGCTTCTCGATCTCCGAGAACGTGGCTCGGTAATCCGCCAGGGCCGCGTTGTAGTCGGCCGCGGCGTCGGCGCGGACCTCCGTAACGGCAAAGCCTAGCAGCATCGCGGCGACAAGCGAGCGAAACATGGACATGGGAGGGAGAGGCTAGAGGCTAGCGGCTAGAGGCTAGATGATGGCGGTCTAGCCAATGCGGTTGATCAAGCGATTTCTACGTCGGGCGCCGAGAGGCGGTTCCCACCCATTCTCTAGCCTCTAGCCTCTAGCATCTAGCCTCTCCCCCTATGGCCAAGCGACGTCCCAAGAGTGACATCCCCACCGAAGCGATCGATCTGCGGATCATCGGCGGCAAGTATCGCGGTACGAAACTGACCAGCGAGCCCCTGCTGCACACGTCGGGCGCCGTCGCGGGCGAACGGGTCACGCGGCCGATGAAGCACCGGGTGCGAGAGGCGATCTTCAACCTTGTCGGCACGGACGCCGAGGGGAAGCACGCCATGGACCTGTTCGCGGGGACCGGCGCGCTGGGCCTGGAGGCCCTGAGCCGCGGGGCCGCTAGCTGCCTGTTCATCGAACGCCACGTCCCCACCGCCGAGATCGTCAAGCAGAACATCAAGGCGATGGGCGTGGAGGGGGTGTGCGAGTTGATGATGGCGAGCGCCTTTGTGTGGGCGCAAAGAGACTTAGGGAAGAGGGACGGGGG from Botrimarina mediterranea encodes:
- a CDS encoding RsmD family RNA methyltransferase — its product is MAKRRPKSDIPTEAIDLRIIGGKYRGTKLTSEPLLHTSGAVAGERVTRPMKHRVREAIFNLVGTDAEGKHAMDLFAGTGALGLEALSRGAASCLFIERHVPTAEIVKQNIKAMGVEGVCELMMASAFVWAQRDLGKRDGGRGTRETDPPSAIPNPQSPWLAFISPPYSFFIERQDEMLMLIEALLKHAPPESMLVIEADQRFDFSLLPGRVKEHRSESGWDVREYAPAVVGVLRIGDESV
- a CDS encoding peptidylprolyl isomerase; the protein is MSMFRSLVAAMLLGFAVTEVRADAAADYNAALADYRATFSEIEKLFTEYQAAGPDRRKVINEQLKPLGIKAKTKLNAMTQAALEVYKADPNGDPKITELLLTVVDFDIVGGPNGGGDQYEEALPIIEALVEGGEDKPVLPLWGVLAAICTNDFDKADEFAKKAVEMNSLKADPGQSEAAQDVFSQAVRYLQEKDRFRKRWEAEKKVRDAEAAADNNPRVKFTLEKGDIVIELFEDQAPIATANMITLVKDGFYDGIVFHRVLPNFMAQGGDPTGKGSGGPGYSIACECYRPDARKHFRGSLSMAHAGKDTGGSQFFLCFVPTDFLDGKHTAFGRVVEGMELLGEIQRIDPDKPTGAEPDKIVNAEVVRDRGHAYEFKKLPER